tattttttattataatatcgtttgtggatatattatatagtcttttatttttaagtttcaaatacaATGTTAGTTGGTTAAAACCCAATATTTATAAGGCCTAATGTAAATTGGTTTACATAATCGTATGGCCCTTTATTTGCAAAGCAacacaattttaataattttccaaAGTCCATTAGTTAAACCATTTATAATGTGTATTTATGttggtttaaattaagttgTTAGTCATGTTGATATATTCAAGGAACCAAACAGATTTAAGTAGCCAAACACCTACTATTCTAGAGAAGGtccaaatttaaatgacaacttcTAAATGGTAGATAAATTTTAGAACCCTAAATTAATTTAGTAGATTTATGGAGAAATTTTAGTTCTACCACAAGTGTTATAccatttttcaaatttactaTTAAtaagtgaatttttttataaataccataaatttttgataaaataacattaaactgatttttctaaatatttataaaataattataaacttaaTTCCAACCCcttaatattaaaccctaaacaataaTCACTAAAACATAAATCCAAAAGCTAATATATGTTTGATTGAGAGTATTTATGAAAACTGATACCTAAACTCAAGGAAAGCGAAGCTATACTCAGCAACTAATTCCCATAAGAAGGAAAACTAAATCTtataagaaagaaaattaaagtcCATCAAGAGGGCACATAAGCAACTGAAACaagttaaaattcaaaacttaaaTCCCTAGAATTACTGGAAGTTTATGAAAGAGAAAGGAGGAGCTAGTAACCATGAAACTTAAAACCACCGGAAGTTTACAAGGAGACAACCAAACGAAAAGAGAATTGGCCTCCAATGAAGACAAACCCCCAAAACTTGAAATGTTTgacaaacaaaccaaaaaaacagaaacaagcCCATCCGCCGAACAGCAAAGCGAGGAACACACCTCAATTAAAAAATTTCACTGGAGAGAAACCAATAGCATACCAAAAAATCCGTGAAACAAATCACcgttgcaaaaaaaaagttcaaagaAAGATACAATTCTACACCAAACCAGAACCAATTAGAAAAAGTTACAAACTTGAATGCACTAACCGAAGAACCAACACTGGAGACATGAACCCAACCTCTGGATAAAGGCACCTGAAGGCGCAAAACTCAGTCGACAAAACGACTTACCGAAAACTAAACTCTCTGCAGATACGATGAGCAGCAAAAGAACTAAAGTTGAAGAAAGCCCAGAGACGACGTCAGCAAAAGCACCTACACTGCTCCCAGCTGCTACACCGCACCGTTAAGAGCTGTTCGACCTGACATATAGTGCCATACTCGTCACTGATGAACCCAACTCTCCGAACCAAAACTTCATTTGAAACAAGCAAAAGAACTGGAAACATACTCCAAGCGCATAACACAGTCTTGAAAAGACACAATGGGAAGCAACGACAATTAGAACGACTAATCACCTGCTACCACCACAAAATTCTCATCTACAACGACTCGCCCAATCGTCAAATACTCAAGGGACACAAGCACTGAATCAACCCCAAAACCCTACAAACTTATCAACGTAAGATCCAATAATCTCGAAGGATATTAAGAAACGCCAAAAGACACAAAACCATACAAACCTAGTTTAAACTAAAGAGGAAAAAAAGATCATCTCTCACATAGCAGCGGTGAGGAGCACGGCCCACCACGGAGGAAGATTGACGACTATATagttctcttctttttttctcctATTCGGCGGCTAGATTTCTCTAAAAATTAGAACAAATTTTTAATTCGTGGTATTCAAAACAATTTCTCATAATTTATTAAAGAGTTCAATATAGATTGATGCCAAGTGCCAACCCAACAACTATTTTCCAATCTGGCAGCCATTCATCCTAATAAAGAAAATACTGAATagtttttataagaaaataaataagacACGTGGAAATGTATACCATTTGGCTGATAAGACCATTCactttcttcatcttcctcataCATACACACTACACTACTCTCTCAAGTCTCAAACAAacacaacaagaagaaacaaagtgcgcctctctctctctctcatcattcTTCTCCTCCATTAACCCTCTCTCCCTTCAGAAACTCCAACATTATCATTCCCTTCTCcctctataaaaataaaacagttcTCATGAGTCCTTGGTATAACAATTCACtaaaccaccaccaccaccgtcacCAAGATCATCGCCATCCTTCTTTCTCCTCCACTCTCCTCGACCAAATCTACAACTCCATCGACTCCGACGTTTCCATGAGGAAGAAGCAGAACCGCGCCGCGTCTCTCGACGAGAATCGCGTCTGTCTCGAGAAAATCCTAGTCAACCGCCGCGTAGTCTCCGGAAGAGATTCCGTTAGATCATCCAAGAATCCAAAAACCATCGAGCCAGTTTTCTTCAAGCGTTCATCGAGCTCCAGCTCCTCCGACTCTAGCGGATTCTCCTCTTCCTCGTCCGATTCCTTCTACAGACGAACTCGCTCTCCGCCGCCGGAGATTCATCATCCTAAGCCGGTTCGAACCACCTCCGTCGAGAGACTCGAACGGCCTAACAATAATAACAAAGTGAAAACGAAGGCGTTGAACATGTACAGCGATTTGAAGAAAACGAAACAGCCGATCTCTCCAGGCGGACGTCTCGCCACTTTCCTTAACTCTATTTTCACTAAGAAACCGAATAAAACCAACACCTCCGCCACGTCACCAACCA
The Raphanus sativus cultivar WK10039 unplaced genomic scaffold, ASM80110v3 Scaffold1109, whole genome shotgun sequence genome window above contains:
- the LOC108822363 gene encoding protein BIG GRAIN 1-like B gives rise to the protein MSPWYNNSLNHHHHRHQDHRHPSFSSTLLDQIYNSIDSDVSMRKKQNRAASLDENRVCLEKILVNRRVVSGRDSVRSSKNPKTIEPVFFKRSSSSSSSDSSGFSSSSSDSFYRRTRSPPPEIHHPKPVRTTSVERLERPNNNNKVKTKALNMYSDLKKTKQPISPGGRLATFLNSIFTKKPNKTNTSATSPTTTCSSASSLSRSCLSKTTSSSEKAKRSVRFCPLDEDSKKRSSGHKTHNIHNGLYGNDERESTRHRRNFDTTESRVMEEENRRVIEAAKELIRTYQKNKDVVKISVEEEEDDDGASCASSDLFELDNLSVIGIDRYREELPVYETTRFNTNRVISR